One genomic window of Paenibacillus xylanilyticus includes the following:
- a CDS encoding YdhK family protein yields MKKYVMMMVSLLITGSLIVSGCGKNTEQNSSNGSVDSNNSHTATTGEMHHSDSGELPQGLMEKVNPTYPIGSQVIMSADHMSGMKGATATIVGAYETTVYAVTYTPTTGGEPVKNHKWVIQEEIKDHNNAPYKVGTKVVLNADHMTGMKGATATIDSAEQTTVYMVDYTPTTGGDPVKNHKWVTENELSAE; encoded by the coding sequence ATGAAAAAGTACGTAATGATGATGGTATCTCTACTGATCACAGGAAGTCTGATCGTAAGTGGTTGCGGTAAAAATACGGAACAGAATAGCAGCAATGGCAGCGTAGACAGCAATAACAGTCATACAGCCACTACAGGAGAAATGCATCATTCGGATTCAGGAGAGCTGCCACAAGGGCTTATGGAAAAGGTGAATCCTACATATCCGATTGGCAGCCAGGTTATCATGAGTGCCGACCATATGTCCGGTATGAAAGGGGCAACCGCCACGATTGTTGGAGCCTATGAAACGACCGTTTATGCAGTTACGTATACACCGACAACGGGGGGAGAGCCTGTGAAGAACCATAAGTGGGTGATCCAAGAGGAAATAAAGGATCATAATAATGCCCCCTATAAAGTTGGTACAAAGGTTGTATTGAACGCCGACCACATGACCGGTATGAAAGGGGCAACCGCTACCATTGATTCCGCTGAACAGACAACCGTGTATATGGTGGATTACACGCCGACAACCGGAGGAGATCCGGTGAAAAATCACAAGTGGGTTACAGAGAATGAGTTATCAGCTGAATAG
- a CDS encoding organic hydroperoxide resistance protein yields MKTLYETTVINTGGRQGIVQSPDNVFMLDVAAPPELGGKVTTATNPEQLFAAGYSACFNSALEFQLKKHNVEIERSTVSATVMLVTDPSDNGVKLEVELEVKIEGLDEETAQKFVKLAHDYCPYSKGIKGNVNVTLEMA; encoded by the coding sequence ATGAAAACTCTATATGAAACGACAGTAATCAATACAGGTGGACGTCAAGGGATCGTGCAATCACCAGATAACGTATTTATGCTGGATGTAGCTGCACCGCCGGAGCTTGGTGGTAAAGTGACTACGGCTACGAATCCGGAGCAGCTGTTTGCAGCAGGATACAGTGCATGTTTTAACTCTGCTTTGGAATTCCAATTGAAGAAACACAATGTGGAGATTGAGCGAAGCACCGTATCTGCAACGGTAATGCTTGTTACAGATCCTTCGGACAACGGAGTAAAGCTGGAAGTCGAGCTGGAAGTGAAAATCGAGGGTTTGGATGAAGAGACCGCACAGAAATTTGTCAAACTTGCTCATGACTATTGCCCATATTCCAAAGGAATCAAAGGCAATGTAAATGTAACTCTGGAGATGGCGTAA
- a CDS encoding SDR family oxidoreductase, protein MTNLSGKVAIVTGSSRGIGRAIALQLADLGADVVINYASSPDKAEEVAELARQKGVRAITIHADLAQKNHVEHLFAETVKQLGKVDILINNAGVMKTTPLADVTEEEFDQQFAINVKGTFFACQQALKTMENAGRIVNFSTSVVGQMFPGYSVYAGTKGAVEQFTRQLAKEFGSKQITINAVAPGPVNTELFAAGKTEQQLDGLRKMNAFGRLGEPEDIASVISFLVSPESQWVTGQTLRVNGGFI, encoded by the coding sequence ATGACCAATTTATCAGGTAAAGTTGCCATCGTCACGGGTTCATCACGCGGAATTGGACGGGCAATAGCCCTGCAGCTCGCCGATCTTGGCGCAGATGTCGTCATCAACTATGCGAGCAGTCCAGACAAGGCAGAAGAAGTGGCAGAACTAGCTCGTCAAAAGGGTGTCCGGGCGATCACGATCCACGCAGATCTGGCACAAAAGAATCATGTGGAGCACTTATTCGCAGAAACGGTGAAGCAGCTGGGCAAAGTGGATATTTTGATCAACAACGCAGGGGTGATGAAAACAACACCTTTGGCGGACGTTACCGAGGAGGAGTTTGACCAGCAATTTGCAATTAATGTGAAGGGAACGTTCTTTGCCTGTCAGCAAGCCCTGAAAACCATGGAGAACGCCGGACGAATCGTGAACTTTTCCACCTCCGTAGTTGGTCAGATGTTTCCTGGATATAGCGTGTACGCAGGTACCAAGGGTGCAGTGGAGCAATTTACCCGTCAACTCGCGAAGGAATTCGGCTCCAAACAGATTACGATTAATGCAGTGGCACCTGGTCCGGTGAATACGGAACTGTTTGCCGCGGGCAAGACAGAACAGCAGCTGGATGGGCTGCGCAAGATGAATGCATTTGGTCGCTTGGGCGAACCGGAAGACATCGCAAGTGTTATCTCTTTTCTTGTCAGCCCTGAATCGCAGTGGGTCACCGGACAGACACTGCGTGTAAACGGTGGTTTTATCTAA
- a CDS encoding TetR/AcrR family transcriptional regulator produces the protein MSKDKISEFLTKEQIITATQETIRRFGAAKTSVTDVAKLLGVSHGTIYRHYASKKELLEGVTAQWLEDEIIAPLAKVVSVQTEAGEGIQHLKKYIKTLNHLKRHYAESDTELFDMYAKVTQESAELIYRHVEQLTQHLAEIIQQDQQLRFPKPNKVAAGILNATARFHHPAHAYEWHRETIDEEFEQVWLLIEQGVFHLNSGRK, from the coding sequence ATGAGCAAAGATAAAATTTCTGAATTTTTAACCAAAGAGCAGATTATTACAGCCACGCAGGAAACCATCAGGCGGTTTGGTGCTGCCAAAACCTCCGTTACAGATGTAGCGAAATTGCTTGGAGTCAGCCATGGTACCATTTACAGGCATTATGCCAGCAAGAAGGAACTACTTGAAGGTGTAACGGCACAGTGGTTGGAAGATGAGATTATCGCTCCACTCGCGAAGGTCGTAAGCGTACAGACCGAAGCTGGAGAAGGAATACAACATCTCAAAAAATATATCAAAACCTTAAATCACCTTAAACGGCACTATGCAGAATCAGACACAGAGTTATTTGATATGTATGCCAAGGTTACACAGGAATCGGCAGAACTCATTTACAGACATGTGGAGCAGTTAACACAGCATCTCGCCGAGATTATACAGCAGGACCAGCAGCTCCGTTTCCCGAAACCGAACAAGGTTGCTGCAGGAATCCTAAACGCAACAGCTCGCTTCCATCATCCCGCACATGCATACGAATGGCATCGTGAGACCATTGATGAGGAATTCGAGCAGGTTTGGTTGCTGATTGAGCAAGGTGTATTTCATCTGAATTCAGGGAGGAAGTAA